One genomic segment of Mycolicibacterium chubuense NBB4 includes these proteins:
- a CDS encoding NAD-dependent epimerase/dehydratase family protein, whose protein sequence is MGASGFLGSHVTRQLVARGDDVRVMLRRTSSTRGIDDLDVERRYGDIFDDEAVRCAMAGREVVFYCVVDTRAMLPDPAPLFDTNVEGLRRVLNYAVDAGLQKFVYLSTIATMALSSDGRPVTEEAPFNWSRICGRYVQSRLTAEELVLDAEQRRGLPAVVMNVSNTYGPRDWQPTPHGAVVARAASGTMRFYARGAAAEVVGVEDAAHAMLLAAEHGRPGERYIISESYMQLRDILRAAADETGVRPPAVAVPMTMLYAGAYAGLPLRRLLPTRIAPLLDVVRLLDLTSPADHSKAARELGWRPAPTSQAIRRAARFYAEHRPHLG, encoded by the coding sequence ATGGGAGCCAGTGGTTTCCTCGGCTCACACGTCACCCGGCAACTCGTCGCGCGCGGCGACGACGTCCGGGTGATGCTGCGCCGCACGAGCTCCACCCGGGGCATCGACGACCTCGACGTGGAACGCCGATACGGCGACATCTTCGACGACGAGGCGGTCCGGTGCGCCATGGCGGGCCGCGAGGTGGTGTTCTATTGCGTCGTCGACACCCGGGCGATGCTCCCCGACCCCGCCCCCCTCTTCGACACCAACGTCGAGGGGCTGCGCCGGGTGCTGAACTACGCGGTCGACGCCGGCCTGCAGAAGTTCGTGTACCTGTCCACCATAGCCACGATGGCCCTCAGCAGCGACGGCCGGCCGGTGACGGAGGAGGCGCCCTTCAACTGGTCCCGCATCTGCGGCCGGTACGTCCAAAGCCGCTTGACCGCTGAGGAATTGGTCCTCGACGCCGAGCAGCGTCGCGGTTTGCCGGCCGTGGTGATGAACGTCTCGAACACCTACGGCCCCCGGGATTGGCAACCGACCCCGCACGGCGCCGTGGTGGCGCGCGCCGCGTCGGGAACGATGCGCTTCTACGCCCGAGGGGCGGCCGCCGAAGTGGTGGGCGTCGAGGACGCCGCACATGCCATGCTGCTGGCGGCCGAGCACGGCCGGCCCGGAGAGCGGTACATCATCTCCGAGAGCTACATGCAGCTGCGCGACATCCTGCGGGCCGCAGCGGACGAGACCGGGGTGCGTCCACCCGCGGTCGCCGTACCCATGACGATGCTCTATGCCGGCGCCTACGCCGGCCTGCCGCTACGGAGGTTGCTGCCCACAAGGATCGCCCCGCTGCTCGACGTGGTCCGGCTGCTCGACCTCACCTCACCGGCCGATCACAGCAAGGCCGCACGCGAACTGGGGTGGAGGCCCGCCCCGACATCGCAGGCCATCCGGCGCGCCGCGCGGTTCTACGCCGAACATCGGCCACACCTCGGTTGA
- a CDS encoding flavin monoamine oxidase family protein — protein MAHPPAVAADVIVVGAGISGLIAARTVLAAGLTPVILEADSRVGGRILTEEAAPGLPVELGAQWIGDTHHRMFALAEELGVQTYPQFDEGETSYELAGSGVLRENEFRARFAGELGELEKVLRLLDELAAEVPPEAPWRAPRAADWDAITAGAWYDGQALSPVARTLLEICTVGILAVPTVEVSFLHLLFTIQTCGVTSELFAESEGGAQTTRFVGGTGEIPKRLAALVTDHLVLDAPVQLIEHSDDSVTVHCRGGRTARGRRVIVAISPALAGRIMYDPPLPGKRDQLTQRMPNASAMKAFFVYDEPFWRAAGLNGQLISDVGPARMSNDTCLPGDDHGVILCFLEGEQARTYGRMPTEERRAALTAELVRHYGDKAARPAAYLDGEWADRQWTRGCYNANLGPLVWTNFGDALAEPIGTIHWASTDTAVRWSAYMEGAVEAGERAAQEVIDALTG, from the coding sequence ATGGCACACCCACCGGCCGTGGCAGCGGACGTCATCGTCGTCGGTGCGGGAATCTCCGGGCTGATCGCCGCCCGCACGGTGCTGGCGGCCGGGCTGACCCCGGTGATCCTGGAGGCCGACAGCCGCGTCGGTGGACGGATCCTCACCGAGGAGGCGGCTCCGGGTCTGCCCGTCGAACTCGGCGCCCAGTGGATCGGTGACACCCACCACCGGATGTTCGCATTGGCCGAGGAGTTGGGCGTGCAGACCTATCCGCAGTTCGACGAGGGCGAGACCTCCTATGAGCTCGCCGGCTCGGGAGTGTTGCGGGAGAACGAGTTCCGCGCACGCTTCGCCGGCGAGTTGGGCGAGCTGGAGAAGGTGCTGCGCCTGCTCGACGAACTGGCCGCCGAGGTTCCCCCCGAGGCGCCGTGGCGGGCCCCCCGCGCGGCCGACTGGGACGCCATCACCGCCGGGGCGTGGTACGACGGCCAGGCCCTGTCGCCGGTCGCGCGGACGCTGCTGGAGATCTGCACCGTCGGCATCCTCGCCGTACCCACCGTCGAGGTGTCGTTCCTGCACCTGCTGTTCACGATCCAGACCTGCGGGGTCACCTCGGAACTGTTCGCCGAGTCCGAGGGAGGGGCGCAGACGACGCGGTTCGTCGGCGGCACCGGCGAGATTCCCAAGCGGCTCGCCGCACTGGTCACCGATCACCTGGTGCTCGACGCACCGGTGCAGCTCATCGAGCACTCCGATGACAGCGTGACCGTGCACTGCCGGGGCGGTCGCACCGCACGGGGCCGGCGCGTCATCGTCGCGATCTCCCCGGCGCTGGCCGGCCGGATCATGTACGACCCGCCGCTGCCCGGGAAACGGGACCAGCTGACCCAGCGGATGCCGAACGCGTCGGCGATGAAGGCGTTCTTCGTCTACGACGAACCCTTCTGGCGCGCAGCAGGACTCAACGGCCAGCTGATCTCCGACGTCGGCCCGGCCCGGATGTCCAACGACACCTGCCTGCCGGGCGACGACCACGGCGTCATCCTGTGCTTCCTCGAAGGCGAACAGGCCCGCACCTACGGCCGGATGCCCACCGAGGAGCGCCGCGCCGCACTGACTGCCGAACTGGTGCGCCACTACGGGGACAAGGCCGCCCGCCCGGCGGCCTACCTCGACGGCGAGTGGGCCGACCGGCAGTGGACCCGCGGCTGCTACAACGCCAACCTCGGTCCGCTGGTGTGGACGAACTTCGGGGACGCGCTGGCCGAACCCATCGGGACCATCCACTGGGCGTCCACCGACACCGCCGTCCGGTGGAGCGCGTACATGGAGGGCGCGGTCGAGGCGGGTGAGCGCGCCGCGCAGGAAGTCATTGACGCCCTCACCGGGTGA
- the gluQRS gene encoding tRNA glutamyl-Q(34) synthetase GluQRS encodes MTSPPGAGRFAPSPSADLHIGNLRTAVLAWLFARSTGRRFLMRVEDLDDRTHPEVAERQLADLAALGLTWDGPATRQSDHPQRYDDVVDALADRGLLYECFCTRRDIAQAPRAPHAPEGAYPGTCRNLTDAQRAQRRDETGRPPALRLRTDTAQFTVHDLLHGDYTGVVDDFVVRRGDGVPAYNLAVVVDDAASGVDQVVRGDDLLSSSPRQSYLAHLLGHRQPVYAHVPLVLNADGARLAKRDGAVTLAEIGVPEALGRIAGSLGYRAHTVAGMLAEFDPARLPRTPWVYLPE; translated from the coding sequence GTGACGAGCCCACCCGGCGCAGGCAGGTTCGCGCCGAGCCCGTCGGCCGATCTGCACATCGGCAACCTGCGCACCGCGGTGCTGGCCTGGCTGTTCGCGCGCTCGACCGGCAGGCGCTTCCTGATGCGGGTCGAAGACCTCGACGACCGCACCCACCCCGAGGTCGCCGAGCGCCAGCTCGCCGACCTGGCGGCGCTGGGCCTGACGTGGGACGGGCCGGCCACCCGCCAGAGCGACCACCCGCAGCGCTACGACGACGTCGTCGACGCGCTGGCCGACCGCGGGCTGCTGTACGAATGCTTCTGCACGCGAAGAGATATCGCGCAAGCACCCAGAGCTCCGCACGCTCCCGAGGGTGCCTACCCGGGGACCTGCCGAAACCTGACCGACGCACAGCGGGCGCAGCGGCGCGACGAGACCGGCCGACCCCCGGCGCTGCGGTTGCGCACCGACACCGCGCAGTTCACCGTGCACGACCTGCTGCACGGTGACTACACCGGCGTGGTCGACGACTTCGTGGTGCGCCGCGGCGACGGGGTGCCCGCCTACAACCTCGCGGTGGTGGTCGACGACGCCGCCTCCGGAGTCGACCAGGTGGTCCGCGGCGACGACCTGCTGTCGTCGTCGCCCCGGCAGTCGTATCTGGCGCACCTGCTCGGCCACCGGCAGCCCGTGTACGCCCATGTGCCGCTGGTGCTCAACGCCGACGGGGCGCGGCTGGCCAAGCGCGACGGCGCGGTGACGCTGGCCGAGATCGGCGTGCCGGAGGCGCTCGGCCGGATCGCCGGGTCGCTGGGCTACCGCGCGCACACCGTCGCGGGGATGCTCGCCGAGTTCGACCCCGCGCGCTTGCCCCGTACTCCGTGGGTATATCTGCCCGAGTGA
- a CDS encoding ABC transporter permease subunit (The N-terminal region of this protein, as described by TIGR01726, is a three transmembrane segment that identifies a subfamily of ABC transporter permease subunits, which specificities that include histidine, arginine, glutamine, glutamate, L-cystine (sic), the opines (in Agrobacterium) octopine and nopaline, etc.), whose translation MGYPRRRRAGLVTILLLAAALLSACGPSADRSENPIKSAGVLRVGTEGVYSPFSYHDAATGRLVGYDVEVARAVADKIGVNVEFVETPWDAMFAALEANRFDVVANEVTINPQRRAKYDLSEPYSVGEGVIVTRAADNSITSLADLKGKVAAENATSNWSDVARKAGARVETVEGFTQAITLLNQGRVDVVVNDSIAVYAYLAETKDTSVKIAGSVGEKSEQGFAARKNSGLLPELNKALDELRADGTLARISQKYLNANASGAPEAAGAPPVRSAWQLILDNLWPLAKAALTMTIPLTIVSFVIGLAIALVVALARLSANVVVANVARFYISVIRGTPLLVQLFIVFFALPEFGVKIDPFPAAVIAFSLNVGGYAAEIIRSAIQSIPKGQWEAASTIGLNYVGTLRRIILPQAARVAVPPLSNTLISLVKDTSLASTILVTELLRQAQIIAAPTFEFFALYGTAAVYYWVICLVLSFGQARVERRLERYVAK comes from the coding sequence ATGGGCTACCCCCGCCGGCGCCGTGCCGGCCTCGTGACGATCCTGCTGCTGGCGGCCGCGCTGCTGAGCGCATGCGGCCCCTCGGCGGACCGGAGTGAGAACCCGATCAAGTCGGCGGGAGTCCTGCGCGTCGGCACCGAAGGCGTGTACTCACCGTTCTCCTATCACGATGCCGCGACGGGCCGGCTGGTCGGCTACGACGTCGAGGTGGCGCGCGCGGTCGCGGACAAGATCGGCGTCAACGTCGAATTCGTCGAGACACCATGGGATGCGATGTTCGCGGCGCTGGAGGCCAACCGGTTCGACGTGGTCGCCAACGAGGTCACGATCAATCCGCAACGGCGAGCCAAATACGACCTGTCCGAGCCCTATTCGGTGGGTGAAGGCGTCATCGTCACTCGGGCCGCCGACAACTCGATCACATCGCTGGCCGATCTCAAGGGCAAGGTGGCCGCGGAGAACGCGACCAGCAACTGGTCGGACGTCGCACGCAAAGCCGGCGCCCGCGTGGAGACGGTCGAGGGTTTCACCCAGGCCATCACGCTGTTGAACCAGGGGCGCGTCGACGTCGTCGTCAACGACAGCATCGCGGTCTACGCCTACCTCGCGGAGACCAAGGACACGTCGGTCAAGATCGCGGGCTCGGTCGGAGAGAAGAGCGAGCAGGGCTTCGCCGCGCGCAAGAACAGCGGTCTGCTGCCCGAACTCAACAAGGCCCTCGACGAGCTCCGCGCCGACGGCACGCTCGCCCGGATTTCGCAGAAGTACCTGAACGCCAACGCCTCCGGTGCTCCCGAGGCCGCCGGCGCGCCGCCGGTGCGCTCGGCCTGGCAACTCATCCTCGACAACCTCTGGCCGCTGGCCAAGGCCGCCCTGACGATGACCATCCCGCTTACGATCGTCAGCTTCGTGATCGGCCTCGCCATCGCGCTGGTCGTCGCGCTGGCGCGGTTGTCGGCGAATGTCGTGGTGGCCAACGTGGCCCGGTTCTACATCTCGGTCATCCGGGGCACCCCGCTACTCGTTCAGCTGTTCATCGTGTTCTTCGCGCTGCCGGAGTTCGGGGTCAAGATCGACCCGTTCCCGGCGGCGGTCATCGCGTTCAGCCTCAACGTCGGCGGTTATGCCGCCGAGATCATCCGCTCGGCGATCCAGAGCATCCCCAAGGGACAGTGGGAAGCCGCCTCGACGATCGGGCTGAACTACGTCGGAACACTGCGGCGGATCATCCTGCCGCAGGCTGCCCGCGTCGCGGTGCCGCCGCTGTCGAACACGCTGATCTCGTTGGTCAAGGACACGTCGCTGGCATCGACCATCCTGGTCACCGAACTGCTGCGGCAGGCACAGATCATCGCCGCACCGACGTTCGAATTCTTCGCCCTCTACGGCACCGCCGCCGTGTACTACTGGGTGATCTGCCTGGTGCTCTCGTTCGGACAGGCGCGTGTCGAACGCCGACTGGAAAGGTACGTGGCCAAGTGA
- a CDS encoding SDR family NAD(P)-dependent oxidoreductase, with amino-acid sequence MSTRSLLLTGATSGLGLGVARRVVGRPGWQSVLLVRNAQRGAVLRELLGDRFTEGFDQIVNCEQSSLDSVRGAAAHVGELIDEGRVAPLSTIVLNAAVLRNDATELSVDGIELTVATNLFGPHTLLARLSPRLAADARILIVGSPTIRQTWFQRAAGVKAASWKPLREQCAPSQDGVAAYARTKLGLFYLSCAAARLAPAEMGAAYFDPGVMPGTNILRERHRASQIYWLKVLPYIAWTFGGVTVGRGSRVMAPYVLHEKPMGDRAFLSVKRGKRPPPVEVARVREYFTGANEICCVEPGDAAPWWHRPEALCG; translated from the coding sequence ATGAGTACGCGGAGCCTTCTGCTGACGGGAGCGACGTCGGGTCTGGGTCTGGGCGTGGCACGCCGGGTGGTCGGCCGGCCCGGGTGGCAGTCTGTCCTCCTGGTGCGCAACGCGCAGCGCGGCGCGGTCCTCCGCGAACTGCTCGGCGACCGGTTCACCGAGGGTTTCGATCAGATCGTGAACTGTGAGCAGTCGAGCCTGGACAGTGTGCGTGGCGCCGCGGCTCACGTGGGCGAGCTCATCGACGAGGGGAGGGTGGCTCCGCTCAGCACGATCGTGCTCAACGCCGCAGTGCTACGCAACGACGCGACCGAGCTCAGTGTGGACGGCATCGAGTTGACGGTCGCCACCAACCTTTTCGGGCCGCACACGCTTCTGGCCCGGCTGAGTCCCCGCCTCGCCGCCGACGCGCGGATCCTCATCGTCGGGTCGCCGACGATCCGGCAGACCTGGTTCCAGCGTGCGGCTGGAGTCAAAGCCGCCTCGTGGAAGCCGCTTCGGGAGCAGTGCGCGCCGAGCCAGGACGGGGTGGCCGCGTACGCGAGGACCAAACTCGGATTGTTCTACCTGTCCTGCGCCGCGGCACGGCTGGCTCCCGCGGAAATGGGCGCGGCATACTTCGACCCCGGCGTGATGCCCGGGACGAACATCCTCAGGGAACGTCACCGGGCCAGCCAGATCTACTGGCTCAAAGTGCTTCCCTACATCGCGTGGACGTTCGGAGGGGTGACCGTCGGTCGCGGCTCACGCGTCATGGCACCGTACGTTCTGCACGAAAAGCCGATGGGGGACAGGGCCTTCCTGTCTGTCAAGCGGGGTAAGCGTCCCCCGCCGGTCGAGGTGGCCCGGGTGCGCGAGTACTTCACGGGCGCCAACGAGATCTGCTGCGTCGAACCCGGTGACGCGGCGCCATGGTGGCACCGACCCGAAGCTCTCTGCGGCTGA
- a CDS encoding amino acid ABC transporter ATP-binding protein: protein MTEPTEPTEYRVTAAGVRKAFGDNQVLKGVSFTVPRGSATTIIGPSGSGKTTLLRALNALDPPDAGVIRIGGPQDGVEVDFSKPVSKEWLRRYRAQSGFVFQSHNLFPHKTVLQNITEGPIVAQKRPREEAEAEAVELLDQVGLADKRDQYPFQLSGGQQQRVGIARALALRPKVVLFDEPTSALDPELVGEVLAVIRDLAVEGWTLVIVTHEIQFARAVSDQVLFTDGGVILEQGPPAEVIGDPKEERTRQFLQRILNPL, encoded by the coding sequence GTGACCGAGCCGACCGAGCCGACCGAGTATCGGGTCACCGCAGCGGGCGTCCGCAAGGCCTTCGGCGACAACCAAGTGCTCAAAGGAGTTTCGTTCACCGTGCCCCGCGGCAGCGCGACGACGATCATCGGGCCGTCCGGATCGGGCAAGACGACATTGCTGCGTGCGCTCAACGCCCTCGATCCCCCCGACGCCGGGGTGATCCGGATCGGCGGTCCGCAGGACGGCGTGGAGGTGGACTTCTCGAAACCGGTGTCCAAGGAATGGCTCAGGCGATACCGGGCGCAGAGCGGCTTCGTGTTCCAGTCGCACAACCTGTTTCCGCACAAGACGGTGCTGCAGAACATCACCGAGGGGCCGATCGTCGCGCAGAAACGGCCTCGCGAGGAAGCCGAGGCCGAAGCCGTCGAACTCCTCGACCAGGTCGGCCTGGCCGACAAACGCGACCAGTACCCGTTCCAGCTCTCGGGCGGCCAGCAGCAACGCGTCGGGATCGCTCGCGCGCTCGCACTGCGGCCGAAGGTGGTGCTCTTCGACGAGCCGACCTCGGCGCTGGATCCGGAACTCGTCGGAGAAGTGCTCGCCGTGATCAGAGACCTGGCCGTCGAGGGCTGGACGCTGGTCATCGTCACCCACGAGATCCAGTTCGCCCGAGCGGTTTCCGATCAGGTGCTGTTCACCGATGGCGGAGTGATCCTCGAGCAGGGACCGCCGGCCGAGGTCATCGGTGATCCGAAGGAGGAGCGCACGCGGCAGTTCCTGCAGCGGATCCTCAACCCGCTGTGA
- a CDS encoding GntR family transcriptional regulator — translation MATQTEELRRLIVADINAGEPGTKLGSERELAERYRTSRSSLRQVLAALEESGLVDRVIGRSGGIFISHGQVQRSLSDVVGVPAFLASQGYVAGTRVLSTKIAAPDATTQQALGIAAEDFVIEIQRVRLADGSPISLELARFPAETFPGLLEQQLGGSLYEILESHYGLVTSRADERIEAVNATPEEATLLGIKPGSALLLITRITYDQNGTPCEYSRDLFRGDRTRLAVTARGRGVGAQPSVGDASVALQSQQRRVG, via the coding sequence GTGGCCACCCAGACGGAAGAGCTGCGGCGGCTGATCGTGGCCGACATCAACGCCGGCGAGCCGGGCACCAAGCTGGGCAGTGAGCGGGAACTGGCCGAGCGCTACCGGACCAGCCGGTCGAGTCTGCGCCAGGTGCTGGCAGCCCTCGAGGAGTCCGGCCTGGTCGACCGCGTGATCGGCCGTTCCGGAGGTATCTTCATCAGCCACGGCCAGGTCCAGCGCAGCCTCTCCGACGTCGTCGGGGTGCCGGCGTTTCTCGCCAGCCAGGGTTACGTGGCGGGTACGCGGGTGCTCTCGACCAAGATCGCCGCACCCGACGCGACCACGCAGCAGGCGCTCGGGATCGCCGCCGAGGATTTCGTCATCGAGATCCAGCGGGTCCGGCTCGCCGACGGATCGCCGATCTCGTTGGAGCTGGCGCGTTTTCCCGCCGAGACCTTCCCCGGACTGCTCGAGCAGCAGCTCGGCGGGTCGCTCTACGAGATCCTGGAGAGCCACTACGGGCTGGTCACCTCGCGCGCGGACGAACGCATCGAGGCCGTCAACGCGACGCCGGAGGAAGCCACGCTGCTCGGCATCAAGCCGGGCTCGGCACTGCTGCTCATCACCCGGATCACCTACGACCAGAACGGCACTCCCTGCGAGTATTCGCGCGACCTCTTCCGCGGCGACCGCACCCGGCTCGCGGTCACCGCGCGGGGCCGCGGCGTGGGGGCTCAGCCCTCGGTCGGTGACGCCTCGGTCGCGCTGCAGAGCCAGCAACGGCGGGTCGGCTGA